From the genome of Sulfuricella sp., one region includes:
- the typA gene encoding translational GTPase TypA, with protein sequence MSRALRNIAIIAHVDHGKTTLVDKLLQQAGTFAAHQHVVERVMDSNDLEKERGITILAKNTSIEFEGHHINIVDTPGHADFGGEVERVLSMVDGVLLLVDAVEGPMPQTRFVTKKALALGLKPIVVINKIDRPGSRPDWVVNQTFDLFDKLGATEEQLDFPVVYASALNGFASLDYNTPSDNMRVLFEAVLKHVPAPDGNPDLPLQLQISALDYSSYVGRIGIGRIARGRLKPGQEVMVLRGPEDKGVRAKVNQVLGFSGLARVQLDEAQAGDIVVINGVDEIGIGVTLTAIDAPEALPMLTVDEPTLTMNFQVNNSPLAGQEGKFVTSRQIRERLNKELLTNVALRVDETGDADVFVVAGRGELHLTILLETMRREGYELSVSRPRVLLKDINGEKCEPFEMLTADVEDANQGAVMEELGRRRGDLQDMLPDGQGRVRLDYRIPARGLIGFQSEFMTLTRGTGVMSHVFDEYAPMKADIPARHNGVLISQDNGDAVAYALWKLEDRGRMFVSPGDKLYEGMIIGIHSRDNDLVVNPIKGKQLTNVRSSGTDEAVRLTPPVQLTLESAVEFIADDELVELTPKSIRLRKRFLTENERKRNARGL encoded by the coding sequence ATGTCACGCGCCCTTCGTAATATCGCTATTATCGCCCACGTTGACCACGGCAAAACCACGCTGGTGGACAAACTCTTGCAGCAGGCAGGCACGTTTGCCGCCCACCAACACGTGGTTGAACGAGTGATGGACAGCAACGATCTGGAAAAAGAGCGTGGCATCACCATTCTGGCCAAAAACACCTCCATCGAGTTTGAAGGACACCACATCAATATCGTGGACACCCCCGGCCATGCCGACTTCGGCGGAGAGGTGGAGCGCGTACTGTCGATGGTGGACGGCGTGCTGCTGCTGGTCGACGCAGTGGAAGGCCCGATGCCGCAAACCCGTTTCGTGACCAAGAAAGCCCTGGCGCTTGGCCTCAAGCCCATCGTGGTGATCAACAAGATTGACCGTCCTGGCTCACGGCCGGACTGGGTGGTAAACCAGACCTTCGACCTGTTTGACAAACTCGGCGCAACCGAAGAGCAACTGGATTTTCCGGTGGTCTACGCCTCGGCCCTGAACGGCTTTGCCTCGCTGGATTACAACACGCCTAGCGACAACATGCGCGTGTTGTTCGAAGCGGTTCTCAAACATGTTCCCGCTCCTGATGGCAATCCCGACCTGCCGCTGCAACTGCAAATTTCCGCCCTTGATTATTCCAGCTACGTGGGTCGTATCGGAATTGGCCGTATCGCCCGTGGCAGGCTGAAGCCCGGTCAGGAAGTCATGGTGCTGCGCGGCCCGGAAGACAAGGGTGTGCGCGCAAAAGTGAATCAGGTACTGGGTTTCAGCGGCCTGGCCCGGGTACAGCTGGATGAGGCTCAGGCGGGTGATATCGTGGTGATCAATGGCGTCGATGAAATCGGCATCGGTGTCACCCTGACTGCGATCGATGCGCCTGAAGCCTTGCCGATGCTGACCGTGGATGAGCCCACTCTGACCATGAATTTCCAGGTCAACAACTCTCCTCTCGCCGGTCAGGAAGGCAAATTCGTGACCAGCCGCCAGATTCGCGAGCGCCTGAACAAGGAGCTGCTCACCAACGTGGCCCTGCGTGTCGACGAGACTGGCGATGCAGACGTGTTCGTGGTCGCCGGACGGGGCGAGTTGCACCTGACCATTCTGCTGGAGACCATGCGGCGCGAAGGTTACGAGCTATCGGTATCGCGTCCGCGCGTGCTGCTCAAGGACATTAATGGCGAGAAATGCGAGCCTTTCGAAATGCTGACCGCCGATGTGGAAGATGCCAACCAGGGTGCGGTGATGGAAGAACTGGGCCGCCGCCGTGGCGACTTGCAGGACATGCTGCCTGACGGCCAGGGCCGGGTGCGCCTGGATTACCGCATCCCGGCACGCGGCCTGATCGGCTTCCAGTCTGAATTCATGACCCTGACGCGCGGTACCGGTGTGATGAGCCACGTTTTTGACGAATACGCGCCGATGAAGGCAGACATTCCTGCGCGCCACAATGGCGTATTGATTTCGCAGGACAACGGCGACGCGGTGGCTTATGCCCTGTGGAAGCTGGAAGATCGCGGCCGCATGTTCGTTTCGCCAGGCGACAAGCTCTATGAAGGCATGATTATCGGCATTCACAGTCGCGACAACGATTTGGTGGTGAACCCGATCAAGGGCAAGCAACTCACCAACGTACGCTCTTCCGGTACTGACGAAGCGGTGCGCCTGACCCCGCCGGTCCAGCTGACGCTGGAATCCGCGGTTGAATTCATCGCCGACGATGAACTGGTTGAGCTGACCCCCAAGTCCATTCGCCTGCGCAAGCGCTTCCTTACTGAAAACGAACGCAAGCGGAACGCGCGCGGCCTGTGA
- the aceE gene encoding pyruvate dehydrogenase (acetyl-transferring), homodimeric type — MAAIPDMDPQETQEWLDALDAVLELEGVERAHFLLEQMIDKARRSGANLPYSARTAYLNTIPVPQEERFPGDLALERRIRALIRWNAIATVMQANKKSPGVGGHIASFASAATLYDVGFNHFFHAPDDKHGGDLLYIQGHSSPGIYARAYLEGRLSDEQMKNFRQEVDGGGLPSYPHPWLMPDFWQFPTVSMGLGPLTAIYQARFMKYLNDRGMVNTENRKVWAFLGDGETDEPESLGAISLAGREKLDNLIFVVNCNLQRLDGPVRGNGKIIQELEGVFRGAGWNVIKVVWGRHWDALLAKDTKGLLLKRMEECVDGDYQNYKAKDGAYVRQHFFGKYPELLEMVANMSDDDIWRLNRGGHDPFKVYSAYAAATRHTGQPTVILAKTVKGYGMGTSGEGQNITHQAKKMSDASLKEFRDRFNIPIADDQLSSVPFYRPAEDSPEMQYLKERRKSLGGYLPARRMKAEALPVPSLKDFDAILSGTGEREISTTMAFVRILATLVKDKVIGKHVVPIVPDEARTFGMEGMFRQLGIYSSQGQLYEPQDADQVMYYREAKTGQILEEGINEAGAFASWVAAATSYSNHGVAMIPFYIYYSMFGFQRIGDLAWLAGDARARGFLLGGTAGRTTLNGEGLQHEDGHSHLQAAMIPNCISYDPAYAYELAVIVQDGLRRMYQEQEDVYYYLTVMNENYVHPPMPKGVEEGIIKGMYLLKKAGKKKLKVRLMGSGTILREVEAAAELLENDFGVSAEVWSVTSFNELRREGLDAVRWNRMHPEKPQRESYVAKCLKGGLAPVIASTDYMKAYAGQIREFVPANFVTLGTDGFGRSDSREKLRGFFEVDRYYVVIAALKALADEGTLPAARVSEAIKKYGIDPDKPNPVTV, encoded by the coding sequence ATGGCAGCAATCCCCGACATGGACCCTCAGGAAACGCAGGAATGGCTGGATGCCCTGGATGCGGTTCTCGAGCTGGAAGGTGTGGAGCGAGCTCATTTTCTGCTGGAGCAGATGATCGACAAGGCGCGCCGGAGCGGCGCGAATCTGCCCTATTCGGCCCGCACGGCTTACCTCAATACCATTCCGGTGCCGCAGGAAGAGCGTTTTCCCGGTGATCTTGCCCTGGAGCGCCGCATCCGCGCCCTGATACGCTGGAACGCCATTGCCACGGTGATGCAGGCGAACAAGAAAAGCCCCGGTGTCGGTGGCCATATCGCCAGTTTCGCCTCCGCGGCGACCCTGTATGACGTGGGCTTCAACCACTTCTTTCACGCCCCGGACGACAAGCACGGCGGCGACCTGCTGTATATCCAGGGCCATTCATCGCCCGGCATCTATGCTCGTGCTTACCTTGAGGGGCGCCTGAGCGATGAGCAGATGAAAAATTTCCGCCAGGAAGTGGATGGCGGTGGCCTGCCTTCCTATCCGCATCCCTGGCTGATGCCGGATTTCTGGCAGTTCCCCACCGTATCCATGGGCCTGGGGCCGCTGACGGCGATTTATCAGGCGCGCTTCATGAAGTATCTCAACGACCGCGGCATGGTCAATACCGAGAACCGCAAGGTGTGGGCTTTCCTCGGCGACGGCGAGACCGATGAACCGGAATCCCTGGGCGCGATTTCCCTTGCCGGGCGCGAGAAGCTCGACAACCTGATTTTTGTGGTGAACTGTAATCTCCAGCGTCTGGATGGCCCGGTGCGCGGCAACGGCAAGATCATCCAGGAACTTGAGGGTGTGTTCCGCGGCGCGGGCTGGAACGTCATCAAGGTAGTGTGGGGACGTCACTGGGATGCCCTGCTGGCGAAGGATACCAAGGGCTTGCTGCTCAAGCGCATGGAAGAATGCGTGGACGGCGATTACCAGAACTACAAGGCCAAGGATGGCGCCTACGTGCGCCAGCACTTCTTTGGCAAATATCCGGAGCTGCTGGAAATGGTTGCCAACATGTCCGATGACGACATCTGGCGCCTCAATCGCGGCGGCCATGATCCGTTCAAGGTCTATTCTGCCTACGCGGCGGCGACCAGGCACACCGGTCAGCCAACGGTGATTCTGGCCAAGACCGTGAAGGGTTATGGGATGGGCACGTCAGGCGAAGGCCAGAACATCACTCATCAGGCGAAGAAGATGTCGGATGCGTCGCTGAAGGAATTCCGTGATCGCTTCAATATCCCTATCGCCGACGATCAGCTTTCCAGCGTGCCATTCTATCGCCCGGCGGAAGACAGCCCGGAAATGCAATATCTCAAGGAACGTCGCAAGTCCCTGGGCGGCTACCTGCCGGCGCGGCGCATGAAAGCCGAGGCTTTGCCTGTGCCTTCGCTCAAGGACTTCGATGCCATCCTCAGCGGCACCGGCGAACGCGAGATTTCCACCACCATGGCTTTCGTGCGCATTCTGGCGACGCTGGTGAAGGACAAGGTGATTGGCAAGCATGTGGTGCCCATCGTGCCAGACGAGGCGCGCACCTTCGGCATGGAAGGGATGTTCCGCCAGCTCGGCATCTATTCCTCGCAAGGCCAGTTGTACGAGCCGCAGGACGCCGACCAGGTGATGTATTACCGCGAAGCCAAGACCGGCCAGATTCTGGAAGAGGGCATCAACGAGGCGGGCGCCTTCGCTTCCTGGGTGGCGGCGGCGACCAGCTACAGCAATCACGGCGTGGCGATGATTCCGTTCTATATCTATTACTCTATGTTCGGCTTCCAGCGCATCGGCGACCTCGCCTGGCTGGCTGGCGATGCGCGTGCGCGCGGCTTCCTGCTGGGCGGCACTGCCGGGCGCACCACGCTCAACGGCGAGGGCCTGCAGCACGAGGATGGCCACAGCCACCTGCAGGCGGCCATGATCCCCAACTGCATCAGCTACGACCCGGCCTACGCCTACGAGCTGGCGGTAATCGTCCAGGACGGCCTGCGCCGCATGTACCAGGAGCAGGAGGATGTGTATTACTACCTCACGGTGATGAACGAAAACTACGTTCACCCGCCCATGCCCAAGGGCGTGGAGGAGGGCATCATCAAGGGCATGTACCTGCTGAAGAAAGCCGGCAAGAAGAAGCTCAAGGTGCGCCTGATGGGCTCGGGCACCATTCTGCGCGAAGTGGAAGCGGCTGCGGAACTGCTGGAAAACGATTTTGGCGTGTCCGCCGAGGTGTGGAGCGTCACCAGCTTCAACGAACTGCGCCGCGAGGGTCTGGATGCCGTGCGCTGGAACAGGATGCACCCGGAAAAACCGCAGCGCGAAAGCTATGTCGCGAAATGCCTCAAGGGTGGACTGGCGCCGGTGATTGCTTCCACCGACTACATGAAGGCCTACGCCGGCCAGATCCGCGAATTCGTGCCGGCAAACTTTGTGACGCTGGGTACGGATGGCTTCGGACGCAGCGACAGCCGCGAGAAACTGCGCGGCTTCTTCGAGGTGGATCGTTATTATGTCGTCATCGCTGCCCTTAAGGCACTGGCTGATGAAGGCACTTTGCCCGCCGCCAGGGTGAGTGAGGCGATAAAAAAATACGGTATCGATCCGGACAAGCCCAACCCGGTGACGGTGTAG
- a CDS encoding leucyl aminopeptidase family protein: MNQAKIIEKQSDLKAEEICGNDHVLIILPAVKKFALLKDLPLLDTLQARMERRGVKLEDLKKSPLSSDLDQGALVTWLTFDTQQTAFERHTAMRKAIQSLMSEQPQSITIAVSGTAKQRHLAAECAVYCALANSAQLPVRKKKDERKPLQKIVVYGHRSGNAYQVQRAQAAGNILSRELTMLPANELTPGLYRERIRKLAREEKWKCEEFDLKKLRKMGAGAFVAVAQGSEEEDAAIVHLSHRHPDAKQTVALVGKGICFDTGGHNLKPARYMHGMHEDMNGSAVALGILLAASKANLPVNLDVWLAIAQNHISPKAYKQNDVVTALNGTTIEIIHTDAEGRMVLADTLTLASREKPDFMLDFATLTGSMATALGARYSGIFSNREKLLDSAQRAGQTSGERVNAFPLDADYEADLDSQIADIKQCTMEGDADHILAARFLLRFIENDTPWLHMDLSASNCKGGLGAIGSDVTGFGVGWGIAFLASHSGKL, from the coding sequence ATGAATCAAGCAAAAATAATTGAAAAACAATCCGACCTAAAAGCAGAGGAAATTTGCGGCAACGATCATGTGCTGATAATTCTGCCTGCGGTAAAGAAATTTGCCCTGCTCAAGGACCTGCCCCTGCTCGACACCCTGCAGGCGCGCATGGAAAGGCGCGGCGTAAAGCTGGAAGACCTGAAAAAATCCCCGCTCAGCAGCGATCTCGATCAAGGCGCACTGGTCACATGGCTGACATTCGACACGCAGCAGACCGCCTTTGAACGACACACGGCCATGCGCAAGGCCATCCAGTCACTCATGAGCGAGCAACCCCAGTCCATCACTATCGCCGTCAGCGGCACAGCCAAACAGCGCCATCTGGCTGCGGAATGCGCAGTCTATTGCGCCCTGGCCAACAGCGCCCAGCTTCCCGTGCGCAAAAAGAAGGATGAACGCAAGCCGCTGCAGAAAATCGTTGTCTACGGCCACCGCTCCGGCAACGCTTATCAAGTGCAACGGGCGCAGGCCGCCGGGAATATTCTCAGCCGCGAACTCACCATGCTGCCAGCCAACGAGCTCACTCCGGGCCTTTACCGTGAACGCATCCGCAAGCTGGCCAGGGAAGAAAAATGGAAATGCGAAGAATTTGACCTGAAAAAACTGCGCAAAATGGGTGCCGGCGCCTTCGTCGCGGTCGCTCAGGGCAGCGAGGAAGAAGACGCCGCCATCGTACATCTTTCCCACCGCCACCCCGATGCAAAACAGACGGTCGCTCTGGTTGGAAAAGGCATCTGTTTCGATACCGGCGGCCATAACCTCAAGCCGGCGCGCTATATGCACGGCATGCACGAAGACATGAACGGCTCCGCGGTGGCGCTGGGCATTCTGCTGGCGGCGAGCAAGGCCAATCTGCCGGTCAACCTGGATGTCTGGCTCGCCATCGCGCAGAACCATATCAGTCCCAAGGCCTACAAACAGAATGATGTGGTGACGGCGCTCAACGGCACAACGATCGAAATTATCCACACCGATGCCGAAGGGCGCATGGTGCTGGCCGACACACTGACCCTGGCATCACGCGAAAAACCGGATTTCATGCTCGACTTCGCCACCCTCACCGGCAGCATGGCCACCGCGCTGGGGGCGCGCTACTCGGGGATTTTCAGCAACCGGGAGAAGCTGCTCGATAGCGCCCAGAGGGCAGGCCAGACCTCGGGCGAACGGGTCAACGCCTTTCCCCTGGATGCCGATTATGAAGCGGATCTCGACAGCCAGATTGCCGACATCAAGCAATGCACCATGGAAGGCGATGCCGACCACATCCTGGCGGCGCGCTTCCTGCTGCGCTTTATCGAAAACGACACCCCATGGCTGCACATGGACCTCTCCGCCAGCAACTGCAAGGGCGGGCTGGGTGCGATAGGGTCGGATGTCACCGGCTTCGGCGTTGGCTGGGGAATAGCCTTTTTGGCTAGTCATTCCGGCAAATTGTAA
- the moaA gene encoding GTP 3',8-cyclase MoaA, translating into MTDHTLLTDNFQRPIEYLRLSVTDRCDLRCAYCMPEDFKGYEEPENWLTFDEIERLIAAFARLGVKRLRLTGGEPLLRRDLTGLAGRLSALPGIEDLSLSTNATHLDKYARALRDSGVSRINVSLDSLKRERIEKITGRDCLDKILAGLMAAKAAGLAPIKINMVALQGVNEDEIDDMVAFCIKHSFILRFIEAMPIGNTGREARFLDLQPVKQRLQERFGLLEGVIPGGGPARYLKSADGKFSVGFITPISQHFCETCNRVRLSVDGTLYTCLGQDEKFEFRPLLRGGISDQGLEDAIRLAISLKPERHEFREEPHKIVRFMSSTGG; encoded by the coding sequence ATGACCGACCACACGCTTCTCACTGATAATTTCCAGCGACCGATTGAATATCTGCGCCTGTCCGTAACGGACCGGTGCGATCTGCGCTGTGCATATTGCATGCCGGAGGATTTCAAGGGCTATGAGGAGCCGGAAAACTGGCTGACGTTTGACGAAATCGAACGCCTGATCGCAGCCTTTGCCCGTCTGGGGGTGAAGCGTCTGCGCCTCACCGGCGGCGAGCCCCTGCTGCGGCGCGATCTGACAGGACTTGCCGGGCGCCTTTCAGCGCTGCCCGGCATCGAAGACCTGTCGCTCAGCACCAATGCCACCCACCTCGACAAATATGCCCGCGCGCTACGCGACAGCGGCGTGTCTCGCATCAACGTCAGCCTTGACTCTCTTAAACGCGAACGAATTGAAAAAATTACCGGCCGCGATTGCCTGGATAAAATCCTGGCCGGCCTGATGGCGGCCAAGGCAGCCGGTCTGGCTCCGATCAAAATCAACATGGTGGCGCTACAGGGGGTCAACGAGGACGAGATCGATGACATGGTGGCCTTCTGCATCAAACACAGCTTCATCCTGCGCTTCATCGAAGCCATGCCGATCGGCAACACTGGCCGCGAGGCTCGGTTTCTCGACCTGCAACCAGTCAAACAGCGCCTGCAGGAACGATTCGGCTTGCTCGAGGGCGTGATACCCGGCGGCGGCCCCGCACGTTACCTGAAGTCTGCCGACGGCAAATTCAGTGTCGGCTTCATCACCCCGATTTCCCAGCATTTCTGCGAAACCTGCAACCGCGTTCGGCTGTCGGTTGACGGGACGCTCTATACCTGCCTGGGTCAGGATGAAAAATTTGAATTCAGGCCCCTGCTACGTGGCGGGATTTCCGATCAGGGCCTGGAAGACGCAATTCGCCTGGCAATCTCCCTCAAGCCCGAGCGCCACGAATTCCGCGAGGAGCCGCACAAGATCGTGCGCTTCATGTCATCCACAGGTGGTTGA
- a CDS encoding DEAD/DEAH box helicase, with the protein MSFENLKLHPSILQAIVDSGYTTPTPIQAEAIPEVLAGRDIMASAQTGTGKTAAFMLPAIHRLSTPSAVKSKGPRVLVLTPTRELATQVNDAARKYGKHLRLNTVSILGGMPYPLQNKLLSGYVDILVATPGRLIDHIDRGRIDFSRLEMLILDEADRMLDMGFIEDVEKIASATPASRQTLLFSATLDGNIGKLATRLLKDPKRIQVAAQQDRHENIEQRLHFVDDMAHKNLLLQHMLTDIDLKQAIVFTATKRDADMLAEDLFAQGHAAAALHGDMNQGARNRTLTKLRRGGLRVLVATDVAARGIDVAGISHVINFDLPKFAEDYVHRIGRTGRAGASGIAVSFASYRDMQLLQRIERFTGQAIAPHTIAGLEPKRVPRPSAPRSGQDRKFSGKPGPGGNRSASGQPRREGGFARSGEKRPNSGGFTHHSGRRHG; encoded by the coding sequence GTGTCTTTCGAAAATCTCAAACTGCATCCCTCCATTCTTCAAGCCATTGTTGACAGTGGCTACACCACGCCGACACCGATTCAGGCCGAAGCCATTCCTGAAGTGCTGGCCGGACGCGACATCATGGCCTCGGCACAAACCGGCACCGGCAAGACCGCAGCTTTCATGCTGCCCGCCATCCACCGTCTCTCCACCCCCTCTGCCGTCAAAAGCAAAGGTCCTCGCGTCCTGGTATTGACGCCAACCCGTGAACTGGCAACCCAGGTAAACGACGCTGCGCGCAAATATGGCAAGCACCTTCGCCTTAACACCGTGAGCATCCTCGGCGGCATGCCTTACCCGCTGCAAAACAAGCTGCTGTCAGGCTATGTGGATATTCTGGTTGCGACTCCAGGCCGCCTGATCGATCACATCGACCGCGGCCGCATCGACTTTTCCCGTCTGGAAATGCTGATTCTGGATGAAGCCGACCGCATGCTGGATATGGGCTTTATTGAGGATGTGGAGAAAATTGCCAGCGCCACTCCAGCCAGCCGCCAGACCCTGCTCTTTTCCGCCACGCTCGACGGCAATATTGGCAAACTGGCCACGCGCTTGCTGAAAGATCCGAAACGCATTCAGGTCGCCGCACAGCAGGACCGCCACGAGAACATCGAGCAACGCCTGCATTTTGTAGACGATATGGCGCACAAAAATCTTCTGCTGCAGCACATGCTCACCGACATCGACCTGAAGCAGGCCATCGTTTTTACCGCCACCAAGCGTGATGCCGACATGCTGGCCGAGGATCTGTTTGCCCAGGGCCATGCTGCTGCCGCTCTGCATGGCGACATGAACCAGGGCGCACGCAACCGCACCCTGACCAAATTGCGTCGCGGCGGCTTGCGCGTCCTGGTGGCCACGGATGTAGCAGCACGCGGAATTGACGTTGCCGGCATCAGCCATGTAATCAACTTCGATCTGCCCAAGTTTGCCGAAGACTACGTACACCGTATCGGTCGTACTGGCCGTGCAGGGGCTTCCGGCATTGCCGTTTCCTTCGCATCCTACCGGGACATGCAGCTTCTGCAGCGGATTGAACGTTTCACCGGCCAAGCTATTGCGCCGCATACCATTGCAGGCCTCGAACCCAAGCGTGTGCCGCGTCCAAGCGCTCCCCGCTCCGGCCAGGATCGCAAGTTCTCTGGCAAACCAGGACCAGGCGGCAACCGCAGCGCCTCAGGCCAGCCACGCCGCGAAGGCGGTTTTGCCCGTAGCGGTGAAAAGCGTCCCAATAGCGGTGGCTTCACCCATCACAGCGGACGCCGTCACGGTTAA
- a CDS encoding asparagine synthase-related protein, translating to MSGLCGWIGYGAAAADNLQLVERMAGALARFDASGIQVRAGAESALAVVANSESAHVYQREGLLAAVWGQVRFKDARLAHLAQTEGFAKTLADGWLEKGERIFADLSGAFSLCILNEDAGEAVLAIDRMGIQPLSYQISGAGLVFGSSADALVLHPLARPEIDPQALYNYVFFHMIQGPGTIYKGQQRLLPGEYLVFGKGKAETRKYWEMQFLEQEKLPFAALKQEFLRLLHSSVHEACGDQETGAFLSGGTDSSTIAGILGAAGGRPARTYSIGFEADGYDEMEYARIASRHFSTQHHEYYVTPDDVVAAIPQIAAVFDQPFGNASAVPAFYCARMAKADGLSRILGGDGGDELFGGNERYAKQTIFSLYERIPSALRRSILEPIVFNMPAGQNIPLLRKARSYIDQASVPMPARLETYNLLERYGHEQVFTREFLATTDIGQPLSCLNETYRQAHAESLINKMLALDLKFTLADNDLPKVAKACELAGMEVAFPFLNDEMVAFSARLAPELKLKGTKLRYFFKEALRGTLPDEIITKQKHGFGLPFGVWLQNHKPLQALAADSLSDLKSRHIIRADFIDKLLGHHLDEHAGYHGTMVWVLMMLEQWFRQRQAPATGSSRK from the coding sequence GTGAGTGGTCTGTGTGGCTGGATCGGCTATGGTGCCGCAGCAGCCGATAACCTGCAGTTAGTCGAAAGAATGGCCGGAGCGCTGGCCCGTTTCGACGCCAGCGGCATACAGGTGCGGGCGGGTGCGGAGAGCGCACTGGCGGTTGTCGCCAATAGCGAGAGCGCGCATGTTTACCAGAGGGAAGGCCTCTTGGCCGCAGTATGGGGCCAGGTCAGATTCAAGGATGCGCGTCTGGCCCATCTGGCGCAGACAGAGGGCTTTGCAAAAACCCTGGCTGATGGCTGGCTGGAAAAGGGAGAGCGGATTTTTGCGGACCTGTCGGGCGCATTTTCTCTTTGCATCCTGAATGAGGATGCCGGCGAGGCCGTTCTGGCGATCGACCGCATGGGTATTCAGCCGCTTTCCTACCAGATTTCCGGCGCAGGCCTGGTATTCGGTTCGTCCGCGGATGCACTGGTTCTACACCCGCTGGCAAGGCCGGAAATCGATCCGCAGGCGCTTTATAACTACGTCTTTTTCCACATGATTCAGGGGCCCGGCACGATCTACAAGGGCCAGCAGCGCCTTCTGCCGGGCGAGTATCTCGTCTTCGGAAAAGGGAAGGCGGAAACCCGGAAATACTGGGAAATGCAGTTCCTGGAGCAGGAAAAACTGCCTTTCGCTGCCCTCAAGCAGGAGTTTCTGCGGCTATTGCACTCAAGCGTACACGAAGCCTGTGGTGATCAGGAGACAGGCGCGTTCCTCAGCGGCGGGACGGATAGCTCCACGATCGCGGGGATTTTGGGGGCGGCGGGTGGGCGGCCTGCGCGGACCTACTCCATCGGCTTCGAAGCCGATGGCTATGATGAGATGGAATATGCCCGCATCGCGTCACGGCATTTCTCTACCCAGCATCACGAGTATTATGTGACCCCGGACGATGTGGTGGCGGCCATTCCGCAGATCGCGGCGGTTTTTGACCAGCCTTTCGGCAATGCTTCTGCCGTGCCAGCATTTTATTGCGCACGCATGGCAAAGGCGGACGGCTTGAGCAGGATACTGGGCGGAGACGGGGGGGACGAACTGTTCGGCGGCAACGAGCGCTATGCAAAGCAAACGATCTTTTCCCTTTACGAACGCATCCCTTCAGCATTGCGCAGAAGTATCCTCGAGCCCATCGTTTTCAACATGCCCGCTGGCCAGAATATTCCACTGTTGCGCAAGGCCCGCAGTTACATCGACCAGGCCTCGGTGCCGATGCCGGCACGGCTTGAAACCTATAACCTGCTGGAGCGCTATGGTCATGAGCAGGTATTCACCCGGGAATTTTTGGCGACTACCGATATCGGACAACCTCTCTCGTGCTTGAATGAAACCTATCGCCAGGCCCATGCGGAAAGTCTGATCAACAAAATGCTTGCGCTTGATCTGAAATTCACTCTTGCCGATAACGATTTGCCCAAGGTCGCAAAAGCATGTGAACTGGCTGGGATGGAGGTGGCTTTCCCATTTCTTAACGACGAAATGGTGGCCTTTTCCGCACGGCTGGCGCCGGAGCTCAAGCTCAAGGGAACGAAGCTGCGCTATTTCTTTAAGGAGGCGCTACGGGGCACTTTGCCGGACGAGATCATTACCAAGCAAAAACACGGTTTCGGCCTGCCTTTCGGTGTCTGGCTTCAGAATCACAAGCCGTTGCAGGCCCTGGCCGCCGACAGTCTGAGCGATCTGAAATCGCGCCACATCATCCGCGCGGATTTTATCGACAAGCTACTCGGGCATCATCTGGACGAGCATGCCGGCTATCACGGCACCATGGTTTGGGTGCTGATGATGCTGGAACAATGGTTCAGGCAGCGGCAGGCGCCCGCCACCGGATCATCGCGCAAATGA